The Mytilus galloprovincialis chromosome 2, xbMytGall1.hap1.1, whole genome shotgun sequence genome has a window encoding:
- the LOC143063402 gene encoding histamine H2 receptor-like translates to MFPMEEINFAINYTESDDLTIDASPAIGDKDTLLIIMDCLVNVFVLLLNISLAVLILCHSKIRQQLFYWRVLNLCLSDLIVGVLVLPFGISYTHNYAWLHGHVLCQTYVILDVTHFGFSSLVITTMCADRFLSKLLELYPDKLQIIKFVQLFLFIMPWLFTLCVFLPLLLSSVKTMGVVFRHTCGFILHDDMLVPTAVVAYLIPNLLLILTTVIMLIIYKVKRPVWYRLDEPEAPGSHITPHLRSSTIATLIVSCITMLFWFPYLVNMFIMVTCRSHRCFPGLEVFKATLILCTLTSLFTPCLWLSDDEIRTAAKQSVRRIRAFCLKPLVVREQQYNEHINEEDL, encoded by the coding sequence ATGTTTCCAATGGAGGAGATTAACTTTGCCATTAACTATACTGAGAGCGATGACTTAACCATCGATGCCTCTCCAGCAATAGGGGACAAAGATACACTGCTGATTATAATGGACTGTTTAGTTAATGTATTTGTTCTACTGCTAAATATCTCTCTTGCAGTATTAATACTCTGTCACTCAAAGATACGACAACAATTATTCTATTGGAGggttttaaatttatgtttgtcTGACCTTATCGTTGGGGTATTAGTGCTTCCGTTTGGAATAAGTTACACGCACAACTATGCTTGGCTTCATGGTCATGTACTTTGTCAAACGTATGTTATCCTCGATGTTACACATTTTGGATTTTCTTCTTTAGTTATTACAACGATGTGCGCGGACAGATTCTTGTCGAAACTTTTGGAGCTGTATCCGGATAAACTACAGATAATAAAATTTGTGCAACTGTTTCTGTTCATTATGCCTTGGCTTTTCACATTATGTGTTTTCCTGCCATTACTATTATCAAGCGTTAAGACGATGGGTGTCGTGTTCCGCCATACTTGTGGTTTTATATTACATGACGATATGCTAGTTCCGACAGCCGTTGTTGCATACTTGATACCAAATTTACTGTTAATCTTGACAACTGTTATCATGTTAATTATTTACAAAGTAAAACGCCCTGTTTGGTATCGACTGGACGAACCAGAGGCTCCTGGAAGTCACATCACTCCACATCTTAGATCCTCCACCATTGCAACATTAATTGTTAGTTGTATTACAATGTTGTTCTGGTTCCCTTATTTGGTCAATATGTTTATAATGGTAACCTGTAGATCTCACCGGTGCTTTCCAGGTTTGGAGGTCTTCAAAGCAACATTGATACTGTGTACTCTGACATCATTATTTACACCTTGCCTCTGGTTAAGTGATGATGAGATACGAACAGCTGCGAAACAGTCCGTTCGGAGGATACGGGCGTTTTGTTTGAAACCATTGGTTGTGCGGGAACAACAATACAATGAACACATAAACGAAGAAGATTTATAA